The DNA window tgggattattttatattcagtttctaaCAACAGACACTGAACCTCTAAGTGAAATGTAGTTTAAAGAATAAACCACTTATGATTCTATTAATAACCCTTTGCTCACTGGCTGTATCTGTAATATGTTCTCCCTATCCCTATgtatatgtgatttatgtatgtatgtcggtGAGGTGTATAAGTGTGTAATTGTATAAGCTACTTGGTGACCTAAATTTCCCACGgtattaataaagtatccatctatctatctaacagtTATCTAATTAGCTAGGAGTTAGCTCAGTGGCTAGGAGTTAGCTCAGTAGCTAGGAGTTAGCTCAGTAGCTAGGAGTTAGCTCATTAGCTAGGAGTTAGCTCAGTGGCTAGGGGTTAGCTCGTTAGCTAGGAGTTAGCTCAGTGGCTAGGGGTTAGCTCAGTGGCTAGGAGTTAGCTCATTAGCTAGGAGTTAGCTCAGTGGCTAGAAGTTAGCTCAGTGGCTAGGAGTTAGCTCAGTGGCTAGGGGTTAGCTCAGTGGCTAGGAGTTATCTCAGTGTCTGGGAGTTAGCTCAGTGTCTAGGGGTTAGCTCAGTGGCTAGGATTTAGCTCATTAGCTAGGAGTTAGCTGAGTGGCTAGGAGTTAGCTCAGTGGCTAGGAGTTAGCTCAGTGGCTAGGAGTTAGCTCATTAGCTAGGAGTTAGCTGAGTGGCTAGGGTTTAGCTCAGTGGCTAGGAGTTAGCTCAGTGGCTAGGAGTTAGCTCATTAGCTAGGAGTTAGCTCAGTGGCTAGGAGTTAGCTCAATGCTAAAAACAAAGAGGTGTAACTCTGCTGTCAGACCTGTCTCTGTCAGATAATGAAGCCGGACATTACAGTGAGCAGCGGACATGACGACACGTCCTCTGGACTCATACACACGCAGAGTGTCCTGCAGGAAGCTAGCACCGAGCGGGTCTCACCCCCAGCACCACCTTGTGCATggagtccagctcctccaggtacCGGCTCGTTTCTGAGTCCGACCGGAACAAGTGCAGCGCGGCCGTGGCTGCGTGACACGCCTGCGTGATGACAGCCCCCAGGGGCCAGGACAGAACGTGGACCAGGTCCGAGCGGACCACCACGTACTGGACCAGCCGAGCCGGAGAGCCGGCTCCTGAGGCCGCCATGTTCCCGACAGGAAGAGACGCTGTTTCTCTTCCGGTTCAGCGTCGTGGAGAAACCACACCGCCCTCTGTCGGTCACTTAGAGAACTGCAGGTCAACTCAGGCAAGGGAACACTCTGTACTTTTGAATTTCAACAGAATAAAAGTGAAGATATAAACATGTCACATCCCTCATTTCAGATTCCAGCCCATAGTTTCACACATGTGGGACAATAAGTAGTTTCTTCTATCaccaaaaaaatacatttatcatCAGATAAGAAAAATGTAATCAGATTATATCATCATATTtccactgacacaaacaaatgtaagTGTTTCAAGATAAAAGAGTAAATTACATTAATTGAATAATCATTGTAGCTCTAGATAAACTCAAATATTTGTCACTTTCATCCCAATAAATGACGAGCAAACACGGGGAAAATGTcacaataattatttattaagcATACacattataatataaatataaaatatgctatttttgtttttaaaattggtGAGACATCATTATATCTGTGTTGAGACAGACAACCATACAAACAGGTTTTAATATTCTACCAAAATCTGCTGAAACTTCTATGCAGCTGTAACAAACTGGCCATGATGGTTTCGTCCTAACTCGGCGAGCGGGTCAGAGCGCCGGGCTGATCCAGGGTCAGGCCCGTGTGACATGTCGCCGTGAGTGAGGAGGCGAGCTGGTCCTGGATCAGCCGTCCAGCTCTGACAGGCTGGATGCAGTTGGCCCACGTACGAAGAGAGCACAATAACCTACCatagatttattttcatatatatatatttatatatatatatatatatttacttctTACTGTAGTCCAACATTGGCAATTAGCAGCATGATGATGCACCACTCGTTTTATTCTCTAGTCCAAAGAAACTGCAAAATAAGTTGAGAAgtaaagaaatgaaataaacatcGAACGTACTGATGCCACTGTAACTAAGAGAGAAACTCGTCCACAGTGAAACAATCAGATAGAATCAAGCAGTTGAATCAGATCAGTGATGACGTCAGGTTCAATTCACCTTCACCTCAGCCAACCACAGGAAGTGGAATCCTCCTTCCTGCCAGCGTGAAAGCGAACGCCCTCGGGTTCTGAGCGTGTCATCGACTCCTCCTCTCACAGCCTCAGTTGACTGAATCCAAAGTGAATTGATCCCAAACCAATGACAATAAAGAACAAATAGTTTTAAcagtttttctcattttttttttctgtttttattctcttttttttcttaagttGGGTCGACATGCTGAATCCTCGTGTTTGCAGGTTCGTGGTCAATCAAAAGGAAAAGTATTGAGCGAACCACTCCTGGCGCTGAGCGTCCGGGGAGTCGATGGAGGCGTCCTTAGTTTCAGGAGGGCTTCAGGAcgcagagaggaaaacaattCAAGATATAAAGGAAGGGAAAGAAAAGTCAGGGAGTAATCCACAGTTTCATTTCACATATTATTGAAAGATAAGATGAATATCAGGCAGCAGTAAAAAGAAACTTGGTAATCAAGTGAtgtactgaaatattatattgaagctcttgtatatttatatattgattttaaattaaaggcGATATTCCTACACAATAcgtatttttacttttgctaCTTAAACATTTAAGTAATATTTTGAAGGACATGTATCAGAGGATCTTTACACTGTGGAtttctagttttattttttatgtttttatgcttCTGTCACAAAGATCAGGTTCTGGTGCCTCTCGGtcattaaatccaaatgtttaGCACATTTTGTATTCATGTTCAGATCCTTTGTTTCCTCGATCCCCTGTACAGCTCTTTGCGTTGCTTTTGATTTGTCGTAAAGTTCTTTATTAATaaagtttggtttgatttttCCGTATCAAACACAGTCTACTGttctctgctgtgattggctgcagccTCACGTCAGGCCACACCTCTTCCTGTCAATCAGTGTGTAAAGTTTAGGTTTGAATTTAATTAAGTTAAAGTTCAGTCTTTAACAGATTCCTGAAGATGAACAAGAATTTAAAAAGTGAAGGAGCTGTCTGTCCACACGGGGGCAGCAGAGTCCCACGGCAGATTAGAGCACAAACACTGAGTCACGTTTACACTCAGGTTCGGATTCAAACGTTTTCTAACAATAAATCAAGTTATTGTTTGTTTCCAAACCTGCAACGTCATCATTAAGTTTTCTCTTGTTTGGTAATTTCGTTTATTACAGTGGTGACTGATATTTCTGTTTGATTTCTACATAGATTTCTATTACTTTTCATTGTCTTCAGAGTTAAAACCATAAcattaaatgaaagaaaagaacctgAGCTTTCACCAAAGTTTGTTTTAACGAGAAGATTTGATCTGACGTGAATATAAAAACTGTTGCTTACTTAAGACAGTTTGTACTCtgtcattttgtattttacattcATGCATTAACTCACATTACAACTTGAGGTGTTGTATTTTCCATATTGTGAGTCTCATACAGTGTTTTAAGGATCCtctcttctttgtgtttctggatCTAAACTCACAACAGCAGCCTCTTCATCAGTAaacaaaatgtttctctctcccAACCAGAGGAACCTGACAtgaagctgctgctttaaaCGGATTCTAATCCTCAGTGGGAGGAAAGAAGCAGCTTCGCAAACTTTATAAACTAATGAGTTTGAGCGTGAGCATCCATCACAACAAACAACCACTGGAACCACTTTCCTAATTGGCTCCTTCCAATACAAACAGTCCCTTAACCTCAGGGTAATATTACTGGGttcttttctgctctttttcccCCAGAATGCATCTCTTCTATATGTTCCGTCTGATAAACGATGTTTACCCTGAACACGGTCGCTGTTTCTAGTCTATAAGACATTAACTGTAACAGGGTCACTActttaatataaacatttctGCACCACAGCAcatctgcagcttttatttgcTATTAAATAACAATACTGCATTTTTACAAGTCCTGATATTCACTGAAAAACTAGTAAAATCTTATTTGGGTAATAATCTCAGACATGCAGGAGTTTAAAACCTGAGTTTTATCACctaataaacacaaaataataaataattttggcttcatttctggacagttaatttacagtttaacaTAATCTGAGGCCTTAAATCCAATATTTCTCTACGAGCTGTCATCAAATTAAAGCTTTTTCCAGTATAAACGTTTTAAAAGGATCAGATTTACAAATTGctgatgactcagcagaaaCAGGATCGTTCTTCTtcagaaaaccaggatgtgtatgaacgtgtgtgtgtttgtgttgtggtgtaAAAAAGCAGGTCCCACCACAACAGAGCAGCCGCCCCGTCTCACATGCAGCACAATGGATTAAAAAATATCCAGaacatgctctcacacacacacacacacacacacacacacacacacccgcacacactcAGACATGCTGTAAAGCACAGTGCTTTTAGAAACACACTTCCCTgcatgcagatacacacacacactgcatgtatTCATGTGAGAAGCATGTTAGATAATTCCTCATCCCGTCACTTCAGACCACGGGGACCAATCAGAGAAGCAGCTGttgaggttttcaaaataaaacaccaccACACAAAGAGAAGACTGTCCACGAGAGCAAGAGACGATTTCTACGTCACTTTAAGTTCTCacgaataaaaataaactttatttactttgataaaTGATAAATCCCATTTGGCCTCGAGGAGGAAGAGTGCAGCGTGTGCAACATGCTGAGAttcagatgaagatgaggatgacaaaaaacaaaacaacaacagattcaCAAATGATAACAAAAAGGTTAcgacaaatacaaacaacaacGTCCTGAACACGAAAAAGGGGAAACAGCATGCACACGGAACACGGTCAGACCgacagaggaggaacagaaagtAAAATCATGCTCCTTTTGTATTCCAAGGCCATTGTTTGGAGCTTTTAAGGAACTCTTGTGTTAATGTTCAGGTTctatttattaataatgaaaGAGCTGCGATGACTCAGCAGGAAAAACAGCTTTGCTACTGTGAGATGTGGAAGTTGAagctaataaaaatatatttggatgttggacatttttaaaatctaaaataaatataagtgcAAAAGATATAaactgattaaattaaattgtttatttttcctgttctcACGTTTGAAATGTGACTTATTTAATAATTATcagtttgatttttctttttttttagctctACCCTGAATCGTATTATACATGTTGCCATCATGTGTGTTTTACCCTTTTCCATGATTCTTATTGTAGATAAAACAGTCAGTCAGAGACAATATGTTTGACCAACCCAGGAAGATAACATTTGCTTAATTAGTTTGTTAATTAGCTGATAAATCTGACTTTAGATAATTGTGATTTCAGTAAACAGACGTTTGTCTTCTACAGATGAGAAGCTGCTCTTGTGTGTGAGACGCAGAGTTTGAGGAGAAACcccagcgtgtgtttgtgtgtttgttcatgttcaTTTACAACACGAGCTCGTGTGAAGACTCGTCAGCTCCTGATGATCATGAATTCGAGCTCGTTAAGGTTTCTGACGGCGCCCGACCAGCAGGAAGATACAGAAGTTAAACATCAGACGTTGTTTCTTTCAGTCAGAAGTTTTTCTCACTTTGAGGCTCGAGTGTAAAACTTCTAGGATCAAGGTTTGACTCCGATGAGGAAACCGAATTCACTAAAGTGCTCTGAGCGCTCTAACCCGCAGGATTCTCTCGTTAactggatgatggatggatgggtcgACCCGCTCGCGGCCCGTCGGGGGGGAAAAGGTCTCACCTCATGAACTTCTTGGGTTCGGTGGGAGGGGTCGGCGGGGGAAGAGGTTTGTTGGAGTTGAACTCaaggtggtggaggggggagtTGGGGAGGGGCTCTAGACGGCCGGGCTGGGCCGGGGGCGGGGGCGGGGGGTGTGGCGGCTGGGGGGGCAGCCCGCTCCCGGTGCCCACCACGCCCACGCCCATGCCCGCCGCCTCCAGAGCCCTGAGATTAGGAGAGCTGCTCAATCTGCTGGCTGCGGTTTTctcattctttttcttttgctacacaggaacaaaacagaaaagggagggaggggcacCAGGGtcaaaaaaaggagaagaggggaagttcaaaataaaaaaataataacaaaaggaTAAGAAGAAATGGAGGAAGTAAAGGGCAaatggagaagagggagagctCGAGAGGTCGGAGCAGTCCAGACGGCGAGAGACAGGAAGCGAGCGGCGAGCTAACTTGGTTGCTATGGTGACCAATCAGAGCGCCACTCGGTCGTTAAGCACCTGAGCAGAATGGAAACTCAGATGAGAAGAGATGTGTCACAGCAGGAAACATCTCACACCAACAAATGGCTTGGAAAGCAAAGGAAAGCAGGAGGGAAAACGTCAGAGGAAGAATCACGCAAACAGTAACGCACACAAATAAAATGCGGtgaacacacatatacacacatatgtgGAAAGAACACACGTGACGGCAAGAACCAAAACACAGGAAGTTATAGAACAGGAGAGGTGGAGTCAACAGTTAAATACTGACCATGCACCAATCGACTCAGACACACGGTGAGGGTTGAAACATCATGTTACCCATAATGCACTGGGAGCTTTAAAGACCCTGAAAGTTGCTTCTTGACCAAGTGATGAGATCCGACATGAACAGTtttggttattttattttttgcgagttttctgtatttctttttctttactgTATGAAGTGGGACATTTGTTGGAATCACATTAACAGTTTAAATTACCCCCAAAAAATGTACGATGATATATTAAATGATATATAcgcataaaaatgtaattaaatatttaaagttttaCAGATATACTGAAGTCTTCAGGGGCTTTAAAGCTCGTGAAACTATTAAATTCTACAAATTTTTTAAATACGAGTGAGAAAGCAGCAGTTCCCCTTTAGTTCTGAGATTAAATTCATTGAGCTACATTTATACTTGGGATTAAATTCAGACATTTGCTGGTTTTATATAATCACTGAATTTAAAATCGTTgccatatttgtatttaataaaaGACGGTTTCCCTTCAACCAACAGGAAAAAGAGGATTCATGGCTCAGATGGATATGAGATGAGATGGAGTGGACATCATCTTTCCCGTGTAGCAgggtcatcagtgtgtgtgtctgtgtgtgtgtgtgtgtgtgtgtgtgtgtgtgtgtggtgtcacaGGACGTCCCGGCCTACCTTGATGAGCGGGTTGATGACTCCTACGTTGGGGCTGGCGTTGAACACCTTGTTGAAGTTGGTCTCCCTGTTGACGAGCTCCAGTTGGTAGAACTTCTTGtcatcctggaggaggagaagagtcaCGATACAATCAGAGAATCTGTCTGGAAATCATCTCCGGTTTAGACAAAGATGCTTCAAAACATTCATTTTATCCATTAGAACAGTCGCCGTGCTCTAGCCTCTTCTTCTCATCTGGGTTTTATAACTTAAAGTTAATTTCAAACGCTCAATTTCAACTTTTTACCTCAAGTGGAGGTGCCATCAGAAACCTCGATGGCAGCTCCACTTCCCTGTGACCAATGTACGCTGATTTATGAAGTCACCTTTAAAACAGGATGAGATCAGCGTAGCCTTGTGCGACTGTGTCCCTGACCAACCCAGTGGAAATTGCAGTATTAATGACGTGAAGCTCAATGGGTCATAAACAGAAAGTCCATGTCGATATGAAATTatgaaatagtttttaaatagAGCTTCAGATACGTCGTTGTCCTCCACAGACTTTTCTGAAGATAGCAAACAAAGCTGTAGTTGAATCTTAACATCAGGGTCATGTAGAAAAAATACTAAAGTGTAAGGACGTATCTcaatttatgatttatttaaaaactccTTGAGTGTTTTCTCATCCTGTCTTTCAGGTGGAGTAATGATGAAACACCTTCATCAGAAGTGTTGTACCTCAGGGCTGCATCCTGGGTCCTGTCTCTTTTCTTCAGGATTATCATTTATGTCATGATGTCCAAATACATCACACGTTCCAAACATATTGCCAGGAAAATGATTTCAGTTCTTTTGGTCGACAATTTAAACAAGTTGCTCCagtaaaaacagatttttccaTGCATGAAAACAATATCATCGTGTGCTACGACATCGGAGatctgaaaacaaacagcaaaaatgATAATTTTTCTCTTTACACTTGTATCCTGTATGAAGTTTGTCTTAGCTTGGCTACACACCACCAGCTTCTTCACCAGCGACTCCCTCTCTGAGACCATGTCCCTCAGCTCAGCGATGATCTGCAGGTCTTCAGGACGACTCTCTCTGTTCCGGAACTTATCCTCGGATCCCTCCAGCCTgtgggaggagacacaggaaacacaaacacgtgaATCCTCTGAGCTTCAGATCCATCATGtggcaaagaaaagaaaacactgataaACTCTTAATGAGGAGGCAGATCTTATCACTGTTTGTATAAATACAAGTACAGGGGGCAAACTCATTAAATGTGAACCAGAGGGAAGAAGAGTTATGAAAATTAAACGTCGGCAACGCAAGGAGAAAAACGTTGAGTGATTTAGTGGCTTTTCCGTTTTCATTATTGTGATCAATAAAAACTGTGATCGTCTCCGGCCcggccttctcctccttctcctcctcctcttcttctctcatccGAAACTATTTAAAATCTCGAGCTGCAGCGGAGCACcggaggttgttgtttttttttggttctgTGAGTTATGATAAATTTCAAAAATGCTATaatggatttttgttttttttttccgactGGCCTCGAAGGTATCGCCACTTTTCTGTTTCGCATCCGGTGACATTTTGTCTCATGCAACACATACTTCAAGccaaaaaagaacaaatcatAAATAACACTGTTGGGAAATGACTCATTTCTAGGCATTGTAATAGTACAGTAGGATATAGATATTTAAAGATATCACGAAACctatattatttaaaaagttaaaagcagaagaagaaagaaagaagttaGTGAGATTCGATAAAACCCTGAGTTCAGTGAGAAGTTCTCTGGAGAAGTTCTTTTGGCTGCAGAGTTGAGCTCTCTTGTCCTCTCAGAAAACATCGCTGGTTCCTTCTGATCTCACGTGTTGTCGCTGCATCGTTCAGCTTGAGACTGTTTGTGGTTTAACAGAAGACTCGTGTGCCAGTAAGCTGACACAGCCTCTCACCAGCGTGCAGATCACCGCAGTGACTTGCATGCCACGGTTTGAAAAGCAAACTTCCCTTAAAGAGCTCCAGAGCAGCTTGTCTTCCTGATGATCTTTGGTCTCAAACAGTGGGAAAGTGCAGGATCGGCCACTGAAGCTCTGACACTAACACAACCTGATCTGCAGAGCGTCTGCTGCTGTGCTGGTCCTCCTCGACTCCTCGACTCCTCCGGCAGCTGATTCATCAGGTTCCTCAGGTTTGTCAAACATTCCTTGCAGCTCAGGCTTCAGACGCTCTTTGGGGTttgataaaaactgactgatatcgtgtgaaaacaaagaaaaaaggaataTTCGAGCGTATCAGACAGATAGTTCTGGGTTTTTATCGGGATTGGCTGAACCGCACTTAAGTTTTTGTAGAATACTCCATAAACACACGTCTACGCCTGCATCAGTGAACATAAGGCTCCTCTGAAAAATGTCACAACATCTggaatgtgcttgtgtgaaagcagcttttgaaTCTCACAGTGCTTGAATCTGATGGAGCTAAAGACAGGGACAGTGAAGATACGATGTCAGGTTGATGCCTCTgttacctcctcttcctcctcctccaccttcacttcatccttctcatcctcctcctccgtcactTCTCTTCCTCCCGCTCCACTCACCTTCTCTCAAAGCTGCTTTTCActaaaacaacatgtttgtttctacCTTCAAGGACGTTCAGTTTTCATGTCCATTGTCGGTCGGTTTCTTTGTTTGTcggcaggattacgcaaaagctACTTAACGGATTTCCAGGAGACTTGGTACAGGTGATACTGTACATcccataaaaaacaacaacaacacaactaaaACAATAACTTACTGTCTGTAAAAAGGCTGTAAAAGCAGCAGAGCGTTATCTACACCTGCCAGAGACAGCTACCTCCTGTAGAGGCTTTGTGATTTGTGtggcaaagagaaaaacagagggatGTTCACTATCATAAATTTCCTTCAATGTCGCCCAAAGTTCCTCTGCTTTCTTCTCCAAGATGCATTGAGGCTTGTGGGCTGCAGCACCTGCTCTGAGGAAATAAGTGTCCACACAGCCCTTTCTAAGCTGGTGCtacttaaaggagacatattctgtTCCATTATTTAAATTAGTGTTCGTACTGTAAAAGGTTTTCATGCTCTGATGTTCAGGAAACATCACTTTCCCTCAGACTggccattgctgcagctcctctattcagcctctgtctctaaCACGGGCTAAATTCGGATTAAAGTGTTGAAATAATATTCTGTAGCAGCCCGAACATCAACGCTACGGTTATGTGTAGTTTAATACACTTTTTGCACTGATTTGACATTTAAGAGTCGACTGAAAAAGCTTTCAGGATTCCAGAAGTTAGATtttttgcagacacacacaaactgacgtGACTGTAAATTGAAACCGTAGTTTTCATGACAACTAAAAcccaaacaaccacaaagacttTATTTCACCCAAACTCTGGacaaaactttaatttgtttatattcatgAAGCATAAATGGC is part of the Limanda limanda chromosome 18, fLimLim1.1, whole genome shotgun sequence genome and encodes:
- the ptrhd1 gene encoding putative peptidyl-tRNA hydrolase PTRHD1, with translation MAASGAGSPARLVQYVVVRSDLVHVLSWPLGAVITQACHAATAALHLFRSDSETSRYLEELDSMHKVVLGVPDAAALTALSETLTQAGVSHKLWMEQPENIPTCLALKPYPKETVQPLLRKLKLFK